In the Oncorhynchus nerka isolate Pitt River linkage group LG6, Oner_Uvic_2.0, whole genome shotgun sequence genome, TTTAGATggtctggctggctgctactgcctgagcagagatgagatgatgactgaAGCCCTTTCCTGCAGAATGACTAAAGTGCCCTCTAGTGTCCTCATGGGtggcatattattaatatttttcataatttcataattaataaacatgaTTTATTTTTAACCAATGAAattctggtgtttctatgtcaaatggttttgttatatttctgtCTTATGTGATCTatttaaagtgtaatattgggaggCAAACGCAACATGTAATACATGGTACAGGTGTATTTTCTTTAAACCCGTAACCATGtttgtgaggtgtatacttttatttcaaagtagatttgtttaattaAGACTACCAAggaacactctgtgtgaccctgatttagcccactgcagttaAAGGTTAAGGAATTAAAAATAATAAAGTAATCAAATAAAAACGAATATACACAACTAAAATATTTTATTATTCCTATTTTTCTGTGGAAAATTCCATCTGACAATGGAATATTTTCAATGTTCAATGGCAATTGAATGTTGGCAATTTTCAGCTGTAGAATTTCCATCAAAAAGCTCTAAAATCATTGTAATGTCattcttctttcttttttttttcaaatcgaatcgacctcaaaaagcactaatagCTCAGCTAATATCCGCTCAATTGGAAATTCCTACATGAAAATATACTACagtttacaatacaatactacagtacttactatagaattaaactgtagtatactgtagaatattataatacacactatattatccctcgatcatgtgtagtactgACAATAGAACAGCGGTGATTTTAGCCTGTAAATCTTGTTGGAGCGAAATAAATTAAGTTTCATGTATgtaacccccgagctgacaaggtacaaatctgtcgttctgcccctgaacaggcagttaacccactggactagtaaccggccgtcattgaaaataagaatttgttcttaactgatcttgcctagttaaataaaggttcaaaaaaagccactacacaatacaacactaaacaatacatgaattccTGTCTttagtccacaaaaacactacagtgaatactacagtaaattccgcaaaaacactacagtatttatacattACAAGGTAAGCATTTCCTTTGTGTGGACAGCACTATTATGATAAAATTGTTTATCCTCAGAAAGACCACTTTCTCAAATGATTAACGCCACATTATTTCTTATTTTTCTATGGACATTTCTATGGAAATTTAGCCAGCTGAGACATTCAATTAATAAGTATGGCTCTATTGTTATGTCTAGTCTGTCCAGTTTTCCACCGGGGTGTGTTCATAAGAAAGGAAAGGTAGCCAAGAAAGTTGTCAAATATTGGCGTTGGAGGAGATGCAAGCTCCTCAAGAGATTTATGATCACCTCCCTctccaggacacacacacatactcctcTGCCTCTTCAGCTGTTTCACTGATGTATCCCAGAGGTAGTGGAGTGTGTATGTATTGGTCACACTCATGTGGGTGTGTGGGCCAGAGCCCATATAGTATCGATGCCTGGCAGGCTCTCGTACTGCTGATggagactctgtgtgtgtgtgtgtgtgtgtgtgtgtgtgtgtgtgtgtgtgtgtgtgtgtgtgtgtgtgctgatggaGACTGGCTCCTCAAGCTGGAAATTGGCATAATGTGTCCTACAGCGGTCTGCTGCACAGGCCTCTATCAGGGATTCCATCTGtcctggacacacacaaacacacacacacttttcataaTCGAGATGCCTCCTTCGATGCCTCTTCTCTGTTTCGCCTGCATGTGATGTCTAAGAAAAATGGAGTGGAATTGAGATTAATTGTTGAGTGGAGGATTAACATAGGAGTGAGTGTGGAGCGTAAAAGTGCTTGATAACTCAGACAAGGGTTTGTCCTAGACCTAGCCTCATGCCATGTAATGTCAACTAACCTCCTAGTTTCAATGTACAGAGAGTAAGAGCTTGTGAATCTCAGGCAGAGTTTTTAATCTTTGTACCTGTAAGTAAGTGGCCACTCGTGTGTTAAGTCGTTCACACCTCAAGGCACTTTACACAtatggggccaagctccctgccatccaggacctctataccaggcggtgtcagaaggcGGCCCTAAAAATtgacagactccagccacccaagtcatagactgttctctctgctacctgacagaaagcggtaccgatgcacgtctggaaccaacaggaccctgaacagcttttaaacccaagccataagactgctaaatatactgaacaaaatataaagtgttggtcccatgttttatgagctgatataaaagatcccagaaatgttccatacacacaaaaaacatatttctctcaaatgttctgcacaaatttgtttacatccttgttagtgaggaTTTTttactttgccaagataatctatccaccagacaggtgtggcatatcaagaagctaattaaacagcatgaacaTTACAGAGGTACACTTTGTGCTGAGtaaaaataaaaggccactctataatgtgcagttttgtcacacaacacaatgccaccgatgtctcaagtttgtgggagtgtgcaattgtaatgctgactgcaggaatgttcaccagagctgttgccagataactgAAAGTTAAATTCTTTACCATAAGCTGCATCCagcgtcattttagagaatttagcattACATCCAACCGGACTaaaaaccgcagaccacatgtaaccacaccagcccaggaccttcacatctggcttattcacctgcaggatcgtatGAGACCAGacaactgatgaaactgaggagcatttatgtctgtaataaagcccttttgtgggtaaAAACCCATTCTGATTGGccgggcctggctcccaagtgggtggtcctatgccctcccaggcccaacattggctgtgcccctgctctgtcatgtgaaatccatagattagtgccaAAGGCATTTATTtaaactgactgatttccttatatcaactgtaactcagtgaaatctTGAAATTGTCgcatgttgcgtttctatttttgttaaccaaatagctacccagactatttaacCATCTGCATTGATCGTCCTTTTTTTTGCACCGTTTTTTTGTctcatacgctgctgctactggttattatctgtcactttattcctagttatatgtactgtataaatgtacctcaattacctcgtacccctgcacatcaactcagtacggGTACCCTGCGTATATAGCTAAGTTATTGTTATTCATTTTGTATTCATTGTTACGTGTTCTACTTTTCTATTTCgcaattttctttctctctgcattgttaggagggcccgtaagtaagcgtttcactgttagtctacacctgttgtttacgaagcatttgACGAATAAGGGAAATAGGGAAATAGTGTGCCATTTTCGATTCAAACGTCCTCTCTTTCTGAAGGTAATAGGCGTTAACCTGGGTTTCTttttccatcctctcctctcttcttttgtCTTCCTCCCCTGCTACattcctcacctccctctctgactTGCTCCAACAAGTTTATCATttttgagaatgtgtgtgtgtgtgtgtgtgtgtgtccctggttATTTTCAGCAGCTGTCAGTGAGGAGGAGTGAATGTTCTCCCTCTGCTGATTGTCCTTGCTGTGGAGCGAGAcaggggagactggagggacagagagtgtgtttgtgtgttacagCCCCTCTCAGCTGAGGGAGTGTGTCTGTCCTTGCAGATGGTCCCAGGGGCCCAGAAGGGCTGTGAAGAAGGGACAGGGTGCACGAGTAGGGCACTCACCATCATTACTAAATCATATTCCCTTCCTTGCACAGTCATATGATATGATGGACCAAACCTTGACTGATACTAAGACTTTTTAAAATTCATTCACAGTTGCTTTTGAGGGTTTTCTAGAGGATGTTTGACAGTGAAGTGTGTTCTCTCCCACACTAGGTGTAATGTGAAAATGAGTCACAGAACTATAATGTcagagaaagggagcgagagcGAGGGTAAATAACAGAGAATAGAGGGGAGAAGTGGATGAAGGAGGTAAAGAGAGAAGAGTGGAAGAGTGGGTGTATAGGAATATTGAATCACAAAGAATTTCTGCCAGATCAAAGCTAATCCTTATTTTAGGAAGGGTTTTTACTAATACCCCTGGCTGTCTTACCCCTCAAAGGCAGGGCtttctttatctttctctcttcttctccatcagtctctccgcCCGCTCTCTCATCCCCTTCAACTTTAAAATTACAGATTTTTCTGCATTTGACTTGACTTTGACATGGTGGTAGAGAACGCAGAATGATTTAGAGAAACTAGGTCACGCGGATAGTGAGGAGAGAAGCGGGTATCGCGTCAAGACCAACTCAGAAAGATGCATTTTGcctgggaagggagagaggaaaagagaggggggatgCTAACCACTCCAAATGGGTTGTGTTAACAATGGATTTAGCAACCTAACAAGTCAGACACCTttgtatcccaaatggaaccctattccctaactagtgcactacttttgaccagggcccatagtgaatgggatgccatttgggacacaacggTCTTTTCCACATGGACGTCTTCACAATGGCTGCAAGTCCATTACAACGTGGGAACAAACAGGTGTAAGAGCTGAGGGGTTTAACTTGACAAGCTGAGGGGTTTAACTTGACAAGATCTAATTTGCCAATACTGTTGACATGATTGTAGAGCTCTCCAACCTCATTCCTGgacagctaccatcctgtaggttttcattcctaACACGATAGGAACGTATTTCCTCCAACGTTATAATGAAAAGGTGCCTCTCGGTCCCAAACCACAAGTTTTCTGGAGACTTGTGGGAGGAGTGCTGATGAAGTCTCCCGCTGTATGTGCTTTCAGGAACCTGATTGTGTCCAGACTGAGGAGTCCGAGCACAATACATCCCTGACCATCTCATGAAGTGGTCAGCCAGATCTGAACACAATCAGACCACAAAGCGATGTTTGTGCATCTAGACCCTTCTTTtcaatgcaatatttgttttctgATAGCAGAAGTTACATGTAAGGCTCAAGTGTAGACACTATCTAAGTTACTAAGACATGTGGCTAATACCGTACAAGCTGCAGTGTCCCTATAAGGCttagagatggaagaggaaagACAAATCTCAATTTACGTTGAGTCCAAACCTCATTTCACACTCCCAACTCACAGGAAAATAAAGCGTAGGAAGAGATCCTCATTAGCATTTTAACAGCAATATTTTGACAGAACCTAATCATCTATCTGCAATGTACATGGATTAACTAACATGGCTGATATGATTATGCAAGATGAAGTGTGGGAGTAAGAAAAACCAAAATAAACTTTCACAGAGCCTGTGCAAACTAATGGGGTATTAAACAGATCACAACATTTCCTTTGCAACTTTGGGCGTTCACCTTCACATTTCAAGTCCTCCATGAATGCAGGCTGCTAAAGAGAAGGACAAACTCATTTGCTTTCATGGAGGACTGGCTTGAATTCTGAGGATGACCACACAAATTATTTTCACCATGAGCAAAATCTATTGGTTTTCAATCCAAAGTTGCAAAGAAATGTTGTGATCTCTTTAATAGACACTTAAGGGCCCAAGCAAAATGGATGAAAAAGTGGTGGTATAGCAGCAACAGCGGCATCTAGTGATCAGAAACTGAGACTTATTTTTGGTACATAATGCAGACGACTTCAATGACTCATTTCTCTGaacagtgggggaaaaaacatCAGATTCACAGGGAATACATTACATAGTATAAAGTAGCAGTTCTCCAAGCTGCATCTTTATAATACTTGTCAAGCATAGAGAACTGACactgtatactggttgttgaggtgggattgCCGTGGGGCTTGGGGGATCTGTGGGTTACTTTTGACAAATGTTTTGTATTCCTCATGCCTTACTCATTGGTAGGATGAAGTCTGTTCCATATCCGATgttgggtactatatttatttaATATTATCTGAATCCTGTAAactaaaatggccaatttgggtgcaatcaattagctatATTTCCCTGAAATTAATTCAAATGtaaacaaaataatgtttcagaaATGTACCTGTTTCTAAGTACAGGaacgatttcagaacaatctgagatggtgggtgtcatggcttgctgaccCGGGctccgggtggcacagtggtctaaggcactgcatctcagtgcttgatgCATCACTACATcaccctggtttgaatcaagtcggtatcacaaccagccatgattgggagtcctaaTAACAATTCACCCAGTgttgtgtgtggcgtgtgtggtgtgtgtgtgtgtgtgtgtgtgtggcgctacCCAGGGGGAAATGAGGGAGACAAAGGCTGCctgttaaatggcaccctattcccccataagtctctggtcaaaagtagtgcactatatttggaatagggtgctatttgggggaCACACAAAGCCAACATGCTCCTGCTCTTAGAAGTGATGCCCACTTCTAAACACGCACacttttattagatttttttatttcacctttatttgacaaggtaggccagttgagaacaagttctcatttacaactgggacctggccaagataaagcaaagcagtgcgacaaaaacaacacacataaacaaacatacagtcaataacacaatagaaaaatctatgtacagttgtgcaaatgtagaagattagggaggtaaggcaataaataggccatagaggcgaaataattacaatttagcattatcactggagtgatagatgtgcagatgatgatgttcaagtagagatacaggggtgcaaaagagcaagaagataaataccaatatggggatgaggtagttgggtgtgctatttacagattggctgtgtacaggtacattgatcggtaagctgctctaacAGCTGATGATTAACAGCTAAACCCTCTCTGACTCGTGGTCCTCTTCAGCCATTAATGCTGCTGTCTTCTCTCTTGTTTCACAGATGAACCACCATGTGACCTTGATCTTCCTGTGACATCACACCGACACTGAGACGGCGGGTGGGTGGAAGGACACACACGGAGGGACGCAGAGCAGAGCACCGAGAGGAGAGCACAGGAGAGGCTACATACTTAAACAGCGCAGCTTTGCTGTGAGGAGGATTCAAGCCCCTTGTAGAGGATCTTGATACCGTTTGGCTTTCTGCTAATACAGTCAAATAATAAGAGACGTTCTTCTTTGTCATCTTGGTTTGTGTTGCAGTAGTCAAAAACACCAGCATTTTACAACAAAGGGTCCCAAGCACCTTTTCATTTGTTTATGCAAGAGGATAAGAGTTGAGCACGTTCTCACCTTCTTCTGAAACTAGCCTTGTGAAGCCAGCCTATTCTGTTTATAGTAAGTGAAACGAAACGGTCAGTCTGCTCGGCCAGGCTATCGAGGACCCATAATAACAGTCCATAACAAAATGgagactctgtctctctcgcagGACTCCATCTTGGAGTGTCAGATCTGTTTTAACTACTACAGCCCGCGGCGGAGGCCCAAGCTGCTGGACTGCAGACACACGTGCTGCTCCGTGTGCCTGACCCAGATGAGGTCCAGCCAGAAAGAGATCCGATGCCCCTGGTGCCGCGGCGTCACCAAACTCCCCGCCGGCTTTTCCGTATCCCAGCTCCCCGACGACCCCGACATCATCACCGTTATCGCCATTCCGCACGCCTCCGAGCACACGCCGGTCTTTATCCGCCTGCCTAGCAACGGCTGCTACATGCTTCCCCTGCCTGTCGCCAAGGACAGGGCACTGTTACCCGGCGAACTGGGCTGCCGGTTCTTGCCAGGTGGCAGTGGGCAGCAGAAGGTGGATGTGGCGGTGGTGGCTATGCCTGAGTTGCAGCCCCTGGGTCTGGGGATGAGTCTCGAAGgcctggaggagacagagagaaggggagtcgggggaggtggtggtggaggggggaaGGGCTCCACGTGGTCCGGGGTGTGTACAGTGATCCTGGTAGCCTGCGTCCTGCTCTTTCTCCTGGGAATCGTGCTCCACAACATGTCCTGTATCTCTAAACGCTTTACTGTCATCTCCTGCGGCTGAAGGGAGGGGCCAGAAGGCATGTCAATTAACATGCCTCTCCCACCCCCTAATGTGGCTCCACCCCTCCTCAGCCAGGACTATGACGAGAATAAGGGATTTTACACATATCAGGGGTGGCCAAGGAAACTgccgacagacacacagagagtgagacaacCAGGACAACCGCGAACAAACTAGGGAAAGAATCTTGCCTCCAATTGTTGACTTGGAGTTATTCTGGATACAAATACTCTCTCCCTCTGATTTGGGGTACCCTATGGACCTGGGGCCAATGGTAATTCACCATGGCCGATCTGTCCTGGTCTGTTTCTTTCTGTGGTCAGTAGAGTTACTTCAGTCAGTGATCATGTTGTTTAGCTAAGTGTCAGTACTGAGTACATATCTCCAGCTGGAGCTGCAATATACAGTGTTAGGACCTTTTGGCAGACCTGGGATCAAATACTTTAACAATCTTTTCAAAACCTTTAAGGGATTgcttgagtctgtctggagtgacaggtgGGCAGGGTTTGGCATTTTTGGGACTTTTCTATTGGTTTATTAAGCCGGGAAAGTTTAAACGGGCACAGATGTATTTTAAATTGATTTTTCAAGTAATTGAAACCCAGATCTGCTTCTAGGCTGCTTTTGTCTTTGCTGCGATTTAGCAGTGTATAAATTAGCTATGTACAGTCCACCAAACCACCGTTGCTCATAAAGGGACTGCATAAAGGGACTGAACAATcaatactggtggtggtggttcactgtgtttgtgtcccaaatggaaccctattcctcaTATAGTTCtctattttgaccagggcctatagggctctggtcaaacataGTGCACTTGAAAAACAAGTATTTCGCTGCATCTtagataacatctgcaaatctgtgtttttttatttgatattgggaatagggtgccatttgggaagcaagcCTGTGTTTCTTATTTTCTCAGAATCACTCTAACGTTCTGAAAACAGTGTTTACTTACTGTTGCTCCAATATGTAATgcagtactgtatgtatgtatgtatgtatgtgtttgtattTTGATCAATAATGTGTTAAACACAAAAACAGGGAAATATGTGATTGTGTGTTGTGCTATATACATATAAACCAGCCTATATTTGACAGAAAGCACACACTACATGTATTCAGTAGCCAGCCAGCCTAAAGTAATAATGATTAAGTTACTGTTGAGTATTACAATGAATTGCCTAACCCCGATACCCTTCACTGAGAACAGATGGTCATTGCTTTTAATATTGAACTCTCTCcctaagtcccaaatggcaccctcttccctatatagtgcactacttttgaccagtcaaaggtagtgcactatatagggaacggggtgccatttaggatgcatccTATGACTTTGACCTGGTTATCACGAGTGCCCATACACTCTATCTCTACTATCAATCTCCCTTTAGGTTAATACTATATTTGATGTTTGTATGGGGGGTGTTGGTTCACAGTGAGGTGGAGTGTGGGTGCTGGGAGGGGTTAGGAGTGGGCGGGTGGGGAGTCCCCATCTTAATGCTAATTGCATTGATTTCTGAACCGTTTTAAATACTTTCTCTTCTATGCCGGTGTTTCTCTTCTTCTGTGTTTCAAATGGCATaccattccctgtatagtgcactactttcaaccggGGCCGGTagtgccctggtcaaagtagtgcactatgtagggaatagggtgcaatgtGGGACACATCCCAtgtctttgttgttgttgccaaaATGATTGTGATCCAGTTTCTACTGTATTAAAGCAATTGAGTGTaaacaccaacaaacaaacaggGTGAACTATTTTGTATAGCAGCCATGTACAGAATGATTGTATTTATCCTTGTTGTCCTATTTTCTATTTGTGTTCTACATGTttacttctgtctgtctgtaatagtAGCCTGGTCTAGAATCAACTCTTGTTGCAGCAGGTTAGAACCCTTGGTGGACAGTGTTTTGTAAAGATGTGGTTGGACTGGTCTAAAATCAGTGCTAAAGACAGTGGGTTATTTAGGCACCTTGTTAGGTTTCcaaaattccagtaactttcccaatttttccagaaatcctggttggaaccaatcacagccagagaaagaggaggaggttgTAGAAATGAGAGATTTCAGTTGTTGTGGGATTAGCTGTTTAGCTCTTACCTAGGGATAATTGCACTGGGTTTCTAGGCTAGCTATTAAACTGAGATTGTGCCATCTCACTTACTGACTGGCTTTTTAAGGAGTCCAATATGGAGTTACATTAGTGCCAAACATAGTAGCAGCCCAGGATTTCTGTTTGATGTTTAGAGGGGAAGGATAGAGAAAGCCTatgtgccaaatggcaccctattccatttaaagtgcactactttttccaGGGCCCCaacgtgcactatataggggatatggtgccatttgggatgcaggcataGAGGTCATGCAGAGGTTCCATCATGGCCGTTGGTGGCCCTGGCATCTCCCTGCGATACGCAGTAAGTGGTGGCTCAATAGCTGACAACTTTTTTTTCACTTATCGTAACAGACATTTTGAGGTGGTGCATATAGGTCAGCAAAGGGGCAATTGATTGTCAGCTATTGATTAACTTATCTAATGATACATAAGCCGCCCTGAGTATTGTTATATTAGACAAACACTGAAGATGTATTGAATATGCTGTAAATGTATGGTGCCAGTAAACCAGACTAGTTACATTAGTTACACTAGTTACATTGTCTGTAGATAGATACCGCAGTAAACAGCATAAACAGTACCCACTGGGCATATACTAGTTGAATCGATGTTATTTGAATCAACGTGTAaaactgatttgatttgaaaaaaatacttaaaaaaaaaaaaaagattcatccaacttttaacctaaatccaatggcctggtgacattttttgttgatttcacattgaatttaccaaatgtaaatcaaaactagatgttgaactaaTATGGACACAACTCAAGGCCTCACACCCAGCCAGGCTTTGGTTTGGTTCCCAAATTGctactgctaaatgacttaaatgtaaatgtaaatgtctccaTCATAGCTAGCCTCTTATCTGAAGGTCTAATGGCCAAAGAATTTCTTTAGGTCAGTGgtggctgttgaggggaggatggctcataaatTGGAATGGAAAGTTACCTTTCCATGtattccatttcagccattacaatGGGCCCGTCGTCGGGTTTAAAGTGGCACCAGCCACCACTGCTTTAGATCAGTGTTGTTTGATGTAATAATACATACAGCCAGTAAAATGACTTGAACCAATGGACTCAATGTGTTGGAAATCCATGTTGTACTGCCAATAGATCCATTGTTAAAAGATGCAATGCATGATGCTTGGATGGAGTTAGTAGAGGTTGGGGTCTCATATGCAAATGAAGGTAAAGAGGAATGTCaaataatatacactgctcaaaaaaataaagggaacactaaaataacacatcctagatctgaatgaatgaaatattcttattaaatacttttttctttacatagttgaatgtgctgacaacaaaatcacacaaaaatgatcaatggaaatcaaatttatcaagccatggaggtctggatttggagtcacactcaaaattaaagtggaaaaccacactacaggctgatccaactgatgtaatgtccttaaacaagtcaaaatgaggctcagtagtgtgtgtggcctccaagtgcctgtatgacctccctacaacgcctgggcttgctcctgatgaggtggcggatggtctcctgagggatctcctcccagacctggactaaagcatccgccaactccttgACAATCTGTTGTGCaacattggtggatggagcgagacatgatgtcccagatgtgctcaattggattcatgtCTGGggtcagtccatagcatcaatgcctacctcttgcaggaactgctgacacactccagccacatgaggtctagcattgtcttgcattaggaggaacccagggccaaccgcaccagcatatggtctcacaaggggtctgaggatctcatctcggtacctaatggcagtcaggctacctcttgcgagcacatggagggctgtgcgcccccaaagaaatgccaccccacaccatgactgacccaccgccaaaccggtcatgctggaggatgttgcaggcagcagaacgttctccacggcgtctccagaccgtcacgtctgtcacatgtgctcagtgtgaacctgctttcatctgtgaagagcacagggcgccagtggcgaatttgccaatcttggtgttctctggcaaatgccaaacgtcctgcacggtgttgggctgtaagcacaacccccacctgtggacgtcgggccctcataccaccctcatggagtctgtttctgaccgtttgagcagacacatgcacatttgtggcctgctggaggtaattttgcagggctctggcagtgctcctccttgcacaaaggcggaggtagcggtcctgctgctgggttgctgccctcctacggcctcctccacatctcctgatgtactagcctgtctcctggtagcgcctccatgctctggacactacgctaccactagagtgaaagcaccgccagcattcaacagtgaccaaaacatcagccaggaagcataggaactgagaagtggtctgtggtcaccacctgcagaaccactcctttattgggggtgtcttgctaattgcctataatgtccacctgttgtctattccatttgcacaacagcatgtgaaatttattgtcaatcagttttgcttcctaagtggacagtttgatttcacagaagtgtgattgacttggagttacattgtgttgtttaagtgttccctttatttttttgagcagtgtagttatAAAAGGTGTCTGTACACAATGTTTGATGAAGCATTAGAGTGGGGATTTTTGGACTGCGTCCCTGAGTAggatgtgtgtcccaaatggcaccctatttcttatatagtgcactacctttgaccagagcactatgaaccctggtcaaaagtagtgcactaaatagggaagagggtgccaatTAGGACCCAACGATGGATACATTTTCTCACCTTTCTATCCCTagaacacctgtactgtatgattatgagagagggaaggagacttAGGGTTGTCAGTCTGCTTGTGTGTTTGTCAATCAGTGATGTACATTTCCTATAGTAGTTTCTGTTTGTGTCCGGGTTGACAGAAAAACACAGCTGTTTCAGTGATCTATTAAATAAACCTGTGAAATTAACCAGCACTCTTTTgtcttatttattttttcaacAACTATTTGTTATTTTAAATCAATTAATACTCTTAAGAATAACAGGCCCAGCAGCCTAGTTAGTTGGGTTTTGGGGCACAGAGTTGAACAGCAGACATAGAAGCGTGAAGAAATATTATGGTTTTACTTACAGTGCTTGTAAAAGCCCACAGTGCAAATTTGATGGTGAAGGCATTT is a window encoding:
- the LOC115130434 gene encoding E3 ubiquitin-protein ligase RNF152-like, giving the protein METLSLSQDSILECQICFNYYSPRRRPKLLDCRHTCCSVCLTQMRSSQKEIRCPWCRGVTKLPAGFSVSQLPDDPDIITVIAIPHASEHTPVFIRLPSNGCYMLPLPVAKDRALLPGELGCRFLPGGSGQQKVDVAVVAMPELQPLGLGMSLEGLEETERRGVGGGGGGGGKGSTWSGVCTVILVACVLLFLLGIVLHNMSCISKRFTVISCG